The following coding sequences lie in one Streptococcus suis genomic window:
- the smc gene encoding chromosome segregation protein SMC: MYLKSIEMQGFKSFADKTKVVFDRGVTAVVGPNGSGKSNITESLRWALGESSAKSLRGGKMPDVIFSGTESRKALNYASVVVTLDNSTGFIANKQKEIKVERHIYRSGDSEYLIDGQKVRLRDIHDLFMDTGLGRDSFSIISQGRVEAIFNSKPEERRAIFEEAAGVLKYKTRKKETESKLAQAQGNLDRLDDIIYELDNQVKPLEKQAQTAKKFLELDGQRKELYLDVLVAQLSLGKEKLSKKEAELESVKTELTSYYKQRSELEQENQNLKEKRHRLSEQLEREQAVLLDLTKLISDLERKIEVHKLESSQNESSRQEAQARLENLLTRREQLAEQIEQKQETLAQLDSSLSSLKDDIAAVDKEISYFSEDPDQVLDHLREQYVALMQEEAEASNRLTKIQQDIANQISLSESKSEDLARLQTEKQTAQEVLDKSRKSLEEADHVLRQLLESYQTKKTELDQVQTAYQAEQGRLFDLLDQLKGKQARQSSLEAILKNHSNFYAGVKAVLQAAPILGGIIGAVSEQLTFDTRYQTALEIALGGASQNVIVEDEATAKRAIAFLKEKRQGRATFLPLTTIKPRQLSGQQVSLLESSEGFLGLASDLVTYQPNLDAIFQNLLGTIAIFDTIDHANQAARATKFQVRMVTMDGAEIRPGGAFAGGSNRNNSTTFIKPELDALLGEIAELSSQLQEQESLVAAKKTSLDQTREALETIKAEGEEARLNQQSARIHQEQAENRLTQLSAQYDLQMSQVSPTILTELEEAAAKEEVNVQALNEKKLALDQQINQVRDNRDSIQESLQKLQTQKGQLTLEQAELTSQLRFEQTDLRRLQEEKVVADKEISLLEDMIDQKLEALEDTSIEILEEQLQAASDKQNQTNQILIRLKFELEDIDGQFEDLEERLQQARTKNDDLIRKQAKLEADCEQAGDKLRTLLGNLTEHFKLSFEAAQSQAKEVGNLAVAEQSLKDLERAIRALGPVNLDAIEQYDEVNNRLTFLNEQRTDILSARDLLLDTIHEMDDEVKERFKVTFEAIRESFKQTFKQMFGGGSADLILTEGDLLTAGVEISVQPPGKKIQSLNLMSGGEKALSALALLFSIIRVKTIPFVILDEVEAALDEANVKRFGDYLNRFDKESQFIVVTHRKGTMAAADAMYGVTMQESGVSKIVSVKLKDVEKL; this comes from the coding sequence ATGTATCTAAAATCAATTGAAATGCAGGGCTTTAAGTCCTTTGCGGATAAGACTAAGGTAGTCTTTGATCGTGGAGTGACTGCTGTTGTAGGGCCGAATGGTTCTGGCAAGTCCAATATTACAGAAAGTCTACGTTGGGCCTTGGGAGAGTCGTCTGCTAAAAGCCTACGTGGAGGCAAGATGCCAGACGTCATCTTTTCGGGAACAGAAAGCCGCAAGGCTCTTAACTACGCCTCGGTTGTCGTGACCTTGGATAATAGCACAGGTTTTATCGCCAATAAACAGAAAGAAATCAAGGTAGAACGCCACATTTATCGATCTGGTGATAGTGAGTACTTGATTGATGGGCAAAAGGTTCGTCTACGGGATATTCATGATCTTTTCATGGATACGGGCTTGGGACGTGATTCTTTCTCTATCATTTCACAAGGGCGGGTTGAAGCAATTTTCAATTCCAAGCCTGAGGAACGCCGTGCTATTTTTGAAGAGGCTGCAGGGGTCTTAAAATACAAGACGCGTAAAAAAGAAACAGAAAGTAAGTTGGCACAGGCCCAGGGCAACTTGGACCGCTTGGATGATATTATCTATGAACTGGATAATCAGGTCAAACCATTGGAGAAACAGGCACAAACTGCTAAGAAATTTCTAGAATTAGATGGTCAACGTAAGGAATTATACTTAGATGTTTTGGTGGCTCAGTTGTCGCTTGGTAAGGAAAAGTTATCGAAAAAAGAAGCCGAACTAGAGTCTGTCAAAACGGAATTGACTAGCTACTACAAACAGCGTTCTGAGCTGGAGCAAGAAAATCAGAACTTGAAAGAGAAGCGCCACCGCCTTTCAGAACAATTGGAGCGTGAACAGGCAGTTCTGTTGGATTTGACCAAGTTAATCAGTGATTTGGAGCGAAAAATTGAGGTCCATAAACTGGAATCTAGTCAAAACGAATCAAGTCGTCAAGAAGCGCAGGCGCGTTTGGAAAACTTGTTGACTAGACGAGAGCAGTTGGCAGAACAGATTGAGCAAAAGCAAGAAACGCTTGCGCAATTAGATAGTTCCTTGTCTAGCTTGAAAGACGATATTGCTGCGGTAGACAAAGAAATTTCCTACTTTTCAGAAGATCCTGATCAGGTTTTAGATCATCTGCGTGAACAGTATGTTGCTCTGATGCAGGAAGAGGCAGAAGCTTCAAACCGTCTGACCAAGATTCAGCAGGATATTGCCAATCAAATCAGTCTTTCTGAGAGTAAATCTGAAGACTTGGCACGCTTGCAGACGGAAAAACAAACAGCTCAAGAAGTACTTGATAAGAGTCGGAAAAGTTTAGAAGAAGCTGATCACGTGTTACGCCAGTTGCTTGAGAGCTATCAGACCAAAAAAACAGAATTGGATCAAGTCCAGACTGCTTATCAGGCTGAGCAAGGTCGCTTGTTTGATTTGCTGGATCAGTTGAAAGGCAAGCAGGCTCGCCAGTCTAGTTTAGAAGCTATTTTAAAAAATCATTCCAATTTCTACGCAGGGGTTAAGGCTGTCTTACAGGCGGCACCAATCTTAGGAGGAATTATTGGAGCAGTCAGTGAACAATTGACCTTTGATACTCGTTACCAAACGGCTTTGGAAATTGCTCTTGGCGGTGCTAGTCAAAACGTCATCGTTGAAGATGAAGCGACTGCTAAACGAGCTATCGCATTTTTGAAAGAAAAACGGCAAGGACGGGCAACCTTCTTACCTCTAACAACTATCAAGCCACGTCAGCTTTCTGGACAGCAAGTCTCTTTACTAGAATCTTCAGAAGGATTCTTGGGGCTTGCAAGTGATTTGGTGACTTATCAGCCAAATTTAGATGCGATTTTCCAAAATTTGCTAGGCACTATCGCGATTTTTGATACCATTGACCATGCCAATCAGGCGGCGCGGGCAACCAAGTTTCAAGTGCGTATGGTGACCATGGATGGAGCGGAAATCCGTCCTGGTGGAGCCTTTGCTGGTGGTAGCAATCGAAATAACAGCACGACCTTTATCAAACCAGAACTGGATGCTCTTTTAGGAGAAATAGCAGAGCTGTCCAGCCAGTTGCAGGAGCAAGAAAGCTTGGTTGCAGCTAAGAAAACTAGCTTGGACCAGACCAGAGAAGCCTTGGAAACGATTAAGGCGGAGGGGGAAGAAGCTAGATTGAACCAGCAGAGCGCAAGGATTCATCAGGAACAGGCAGAAAATAGACTGACTCAGCTATCAGCCCAGTATGACCTGCAAATGAGTCAGGTTAGTCCGACCATTTTGACTGAGCTAGAAGAGGCTGCTGCTAAGGAAGAAGTAAATGTCCAAGCCTTGAATGAGAAAAAACTAGCCTTGGATCAACAAATCAATCAAGTTCGTGATAATCGCGACAGTATTCAAGAAAGCTTGCAGAAACTACAGACTCAGAAGGGTCAACTAACTTTGGAACAGGCTGAACTCACTAGCCAACTTCGTTTTGAACAGACAGATCTGAGACGTTTGCAAGAAGAAAAAGTGGTTGCAGATAAGGAAATTTCTCTTTTAGAGGATATGATTGACCAGAAGCTAGAAGCTCTTGAAGATACTAGTATTGAGATTCTTGAAGAACAATTGCAGGCCGCATCTGATAAGCAAAACCAGACCAATCAGATTCTAATTCGCTTAAAGTTTGAGTTGGAAGATATTGATGGGCAGTTTGAAGACTTGGAAGAAAGATTGCAACAAGCTCGGACTAAGAATGATGATTTGATTCGTAAGCAGGCTAAGTTAGAGGCGGATTGTGAGCAAGCGGGCGATAAATTACGGACTTTACTTGGTAATTTGACCGAGCATTTCAAATTGAGTTTTGAAGCTGCTCAGTCTCAGGCCAAGGAAGTTGGGAATCTTGCAGTTGCTGAACAAAGCCTCAAAGACCTAGAAAGAGCTATTCGTGCTTTGGGTCCAGTCAATTTGGATGCTATTGAGCAGTATGATGAGGTCAATAATCGCCTCACCTTTCTCAATGAGCAACGGACAGATATTTTGTCGGCGCGTGATTTACTACTAGATACTATCCACGAGATGGATGATGAAGTCAAAGAGCGTTTCAAGGTTACTTTTGAAGCTATTCGTGAAAGCTTTAAGCAGACATTCAAACAAATGTTTGGCGGTGGTTCAGCGGATTTGATTTTGACAGAAGGTGACCTATTGACTGCGGGTGTGGAGATTTCAGTTCAACCTCCGGGTAAGAAAATTCAATCTCTCAACTTGATGTCTGGTGGCGAAAAAGCCCTTTCGGCTCTCGCTCTGCTATTTTCCATTATCCGTGTTAAGACCATTCCTTTTGTAATTCTCGATGAGGTGGAGGCAGCCTTGGATGAGGCCAATGTCAAACGTTTTGGTGACTATCTCAACCGTTTTGATAAGGAGAGTCAGTTTATCGTCGTGACCCACCGTAAAGGGACCATGGCGGCAGCGGATGCCATGTATGGGGTGACCATGCAGGAATCTGGTGTGTCCAAGATTGTTTCCGTTAAGCTGAAAGATGTGGAGAAATTATGA
- a CDS encoding ribonuclease III codes for MKDLHAKLLADFGIDFSDLNLLETAFTHTSYANEHRLLKISHNERLEFLGDAVLQLMISKYLYQKYPDSPEGEMSKLRSTFVREESLAGFSRACGFDRFLRLGKGEEKSGGRNRDTILGDAFEAFLGALLLDKGEKTVEEFIHKVMIPRLEKGNFERVTDYKTALQEILQVNGEIAISYQVIAESGPAHDKTFEVEVSADQRVIGRGRGRSKKLAEQAAAKNAVEARG; via the coding sequence ATGAAAGATTTACATGCAAAATTATTGGCTGATTTTGGGATTGATTTTTCGGATTTGAATTTATTAGAAACGGCTTTTACCCATACTTCTTATGCCAATGAGCATCGCCTTCTAAAAATTTCACATAATGAGCGCTTGGAATTTTTAGGAGACGCTGTTCTCCAGTTGATGATTTCCAAATATCTCTATCAAAAATATCCTGATAGCCCCGAAGGTGAGATGTCCAAGTTGCGTTCGACCTTTGTACGTGAGGAGTCATTGGCTGGTTTTTCACGTGCTTGTGGTTTTGATCGGTTTCTTCGTCTTGGTAAGGGGGAAGAGAAGTCTGGAGGGCGAAATCGCGATACTATTTTAGGAGATGCTTTCGAGGCGTTCTTAGGAGCTCTGCTATTGGACAAGGGGGAAAAGACCGTGGAGGAATTTATCCATAAGGTCATGATTCCTCGTTTAGAAAAAGGGAATTTTGAGCGCGTGACCGACTATAAGACTGCTTTGCAGGAAATTTTGCAGGTCAATGGTGAGATTGCTATTTCGTATCAAGTAATAGCGGAGTCTGGACCTGCCCATGATAAGACCTTTGAAGTGGAGGTATCTGCTGATCAGCGTGTGATTGGTCGTGGTCGTGGTCGCTCTAAGAAATTAGCTGAACAAGCCGCCGCCAAAAATGCTGTGGAGGCTAGAGGATAG